A DNA window from Actinomadura coerulea contains the following coding sequences:
- a CDS encoding ABC transporter ATP-binding protein, whose product MTTTDLAPTREQPPPPQGADDVAGQSVAGLLRPYRWSFAAVVVLQVVGAVAGLAPLLAVAELGRTLLAPGPLDHDHVWFVAFAGAAGLFVRLLFTAASSGIGHLLDGRVQLALRRRLAARLGRVPIGWFSRRRTGELTKVVGEDVSAVHPFIAHAPGELVAAFVVPLVSLVYLFTIDWRLTLITLIPVVLAVAHVPLMMTPARLREEKRFDAAMGQIASSVVEFVQGISVVKAFGATGRAHRTFRTATDEFVGVFYRFVRGLSVVAAGMQTVLSPPFVLLVVLIGGTALITNGGLPPADLLPFLLLGLGLTAPVEALIAHSFDDLQAARRAVGRIRDVLEVAPLPEPAHPIAPQGHRVELRDVRFGYQDDREVLRGIDLVLEPGTVTAIVGPSGSGKSTLVQLLPRFFDPTHGAVTLGGVDLRELSSHDLYRMVSFVFQDVRLLRASVADNIALAVPHADLDEVMQAARMANIHDRILELPHGYDTVLGQEAGLSGGETQRIALARALLADTPVLVLDEATAFADPQTEQAVRRTLAALEGDRTILLIAHRLETVADADTVVMLDDGSIVEQGRPADLLAENGKFAAFWQSKEYR is encoded by the coding sequence ATGACCACGACCGACTTGGCGCCGACGAGGGAGCAGCCCCCGCCCCCACAGGGCGCCGACGACGTGGCGGGACAGTCCGTGGCGGGACTGCTGCGCCCCTACCGATGGAGCTTCGCCGCCGTCGTCGTCCTGCAGGTGGTCGGCGCCGTCGCGGGCCTGGCGCCGCTGCTGGCGGTCGCCGAACTGGGGCGCACCCTGCTGGCGCCGGGCCCCCTCGACCACGATCATGTCTGGTTCGTCGCGTTCGCCGGTGCGGCCGGTCTGTTCGTCCGGCTGCTGTTCACGGCCGCGTCGTCCGGAATCGGGCACCTTCTCGACGGCCGCGTGCAACTGGCCCTTCGCCGGCGACTGGCCGCGCGGCTGGGACGCGTGCCGATCGGCTGGTTCTCCCGGCGCCGGACCGGCGAGCTGACCAAGGTGGTGGGCGAGGACGTCAGCGCCGTGCACCCGTTCATCGCCCACGCCCCCGGTGAGCTCGTCGCCGCGTTCGTGGTGCCGCTGGTCTCGCTGGTCTACCTGTTCACCATCGACTGGCGGCTCACGCTGATCACGCTGATCCCGGTGGTGCTGGCGGTGGCGCACGTCCCGCTGATGATGACCCCGGCCCGGCTGCGCGAGGAGAAGCGGTTCGACGCGGCCATGGGGCAGATCGCCAGTTCCGTCGTCGAATTCGTCCAGGGCATCTCGGTGGTCAAGGCGTTCGGCGCCACCGGACGGGCCCACCGCACGTTCCGCACGGCGACCGACGAGTTCGTCGGCGTCTTCTACCGCTTCGTGCGCGGCCTCTCGGTGGTCGCCGCCGGAATGCAGACGGTGCTGTCTCCGCCGTTCGTGCTGCTGGTCGTCCTGATCGGCGGCACCGCCCTGATCACGAACGGCGGCCTACCCCCGGCCGACCTGCTGCCCTTCCTGCTGCTGGGGCTCGGTCTGACCGCTCCGGTGGAAGCCCTCATCGCCCACAGCTTCGACGACCTGCAGGCCGCCAGGCGCGCGGTCGGCAGGATCCGGGACGTGCTCGAGGTGGCGCCGCTGCCGGAGCCCGCGCACCCGATCGCGCCGCAGGGCCACCGGGTGGAACTGCGCGACGTCCGCTTCGGCTACCAAGACGATCGCGAGGTGCTGCGCGGGATCGACCTGGTCCTCGAACCGGGCACGGTCACCGCGATCGTCGGGCCGTCGGGCAGCGGCAAGTCCACGCTGGTCCAGTTGCTGCCGCGCTTCTTCGACCCGACTCACGGTGCGGTCACCCTGGGCGGCGTCGATCTGCGCGAGCTCAGCAGCCATGACCTCTACCGGATGGTCTCCTTCGTCTTCCAGGACGTGCGCCTCCTGCGCGCATCGGTCGCGGACAACATCGCGCTGGCCGTACCGCACGCCGACCTCGACGAAGTGATGCAAGCGGCCCGGATGGCGAACATCCATGACCGGATCCTCGAACTGCCACACGGCTACGACACGGTGCTCGGGCAGGAGGCCGGGCTGTCGGGTGGCGAGACGCAGCGGATCGCGCTCGCCCGCGCCCTGCTCGCCGACACGCCCGTCCTGGTGCTGGACGAGGCGACCGCCTTCGCCGACCCGCAGACCGAGCAGGCGGTACGGCGGACGTTGGCGGCGCTGGAGGGCGATCGCACGATCCTGCTCATCGCCCACCGCCTGGAGACGGTCGCCGACGCCGACACCGTCGTGATGCTGGACGACGGATCGATCGTCGAACAGGGCAGGCCCGCCGACCTCCTCGCGGAGAACGGGAAGTTCGCCGCCTTCTGGCAATCCAAGGAGTACCGATGA
- a CDS encoding barstar family protein encodes MWLLVDDGSDGVDGEEVPLALCVDIDGLFVAPQPAPAPEYSTLIGCELAGALRDVLSTTGSDQAWLASILLDPVHDAERPPPHGCQRYAQGCSCMEELCDVTVLSHRPSQVGPGLLDLDLRGHLRIMPEDHWPPAQPPPAQAFLLSDIDGNPLGHCHSTTGIFRERLRPADQPVTLVGCRPAVPLQDLLERKSARRRYLRAMVHVVDRSGRAVSTTTMVSATVTATRPSRLGTGLVDIDLDSGVSDPLPHGAREIWKLWHTGRPTRSNLWSGYDRALRHEWCRAAMTHHRHDRPDRPAGGTYDLDGRYITDLEGFYCALGEAVNGPGGYFGWNSQALHDCLRGRWGAAPPFRLRWHRSDVARRDLVPGYDRPSYDIRLWGPAVTLQDLLDVLSEAGITVELR; translated from the coding sequence ATGTGGCTGCTGGTCGATGACGGCAGTGACGGCGTGGACGGCGAAGAGGTGCCCCTGGCGCTGTGCGTCGACATCGACGGCTTGTTCGTCGCCCCCCAGCCGGCCCCGGCGCCGGAGTACTCCACGTTGATCGGTTGCGAGCTGGCGGGAGCGTTGCGGGACGTCCTGTCCACCACCGGATCCGACCAGGCGTGGCTTGCGAGCATCCTTCTGGACCCGGTGCATGATGCGGAGCGGCCACCGCCGCACGGTTGCCAGCGCTATGCCCAGGGTTGCTCGTGTATGGAAGAGCTGTGTGACGTCACCGTCCTCAGCCATCGCCCATCGCAGGTCGGGCCGGGGCTCCTCGACCTGGATCTGCGCGGCCATCTGCGCATCATGCCCGAAGACCACTGGCCTCCCGCGCAGCCGCCGCCCGCGCAGGCGTTCCTGCTGTCCGACATCGACGGAAACCCCCTGGGCCACTGCCACAGCACCACTGGGATCTTCCGCGAACGCCTCCGTCCGGCCGACCAGCCGGTGACTCTCGTCGGCTGCCGTCCGGCGGTTCCGCTGCAGGACCTCCTGGAGAGGAAATCGGCCCGGCGGCGCTACCTGCGGGCGATGGTCCACGTCGTTGATCGAAGCGGGCGCGCGGTATCCACGACCACCATGGTGTCGGCGACCGTGACCGCGACGCGCCCCAGTCGGCTCGGCACCGGGCTGGTCGACATCGACCTCGACAGCGGCGTCAGCGATCCTCTCCCGCACGGCGCCCGGGAGATCTGGAAACTCTGGCACACCGGCCGTCCGACCCGATCGAACCTGTGGTCCGGCTACGACCGGGCGCTGCGACATGAATGGTGCCGTGCGGCGATGACCCACCATCGCCATGACCGGCCGGACCGGCCGGCTGGAGGCACCTACGACCTCGACGGCCGCTACATCACCGACCTGGAGGGCTTCTATTGCGCCCTCGGCGAGGCCGTCAACGGCCCTGGCGGCTACTTCGGCTGGAACAGCCAGGCACTCCACGACTGCCTGCGCGGCCGGTGGGGCGCCGCCCCTCCGTTCCGTCTGCGCTGGCACCGGTCCGACGTGGCGCGCCGCGATCTCGTCCCGGGCTATGATCGCCCGTCCTACGACATCCGCCTCTGGGGCCCGGCTGTCACCCTGCAGGACCTCCTCGACGTCCTCAGCGAAGCCGGCATCACGGTCGAGCTTCGATGA
- a CDS encoding TetR/AcrR family transcriptional regulator — protein MAGRRRWSTEEILDAAVELLRTSDAESFSVRKLAAALGTDSSSLYRHFRSKTELLRAVADRIILTAMDGYRPEGDWKQRITTLALRVREAFGRHPQLAAVWGRYASGGTGSRMVMEEMLQALHSSGLPDEEIPARYHRIAVLVAALITSEAGVRTLTPEEYEQGMELFRVTVLGADPERFPAVAQFARDVRPLGVDRRAAFEEILAVQLAHIEAAIHSS, from the coding sequence ATGGCAGGTCGAAGGCGCTGGTCGACCGAGGAGATCCTGGACGCGGCGGTAGAGCTGCTGCGCACGAGCGACGCCGAGTCGTTCAGCGTGCGCAAGCTCGCCGCGGCGCTCGGCACCGACTCCTCCAGCCTCTACCGGCATTTCCGCAGCAAGACCGAACTGCTGCGCGCGGTAGCCGACCGGATCATCCTGACCGCCATGGACGGCTACCGGCCCGAAGGCGACTGGAAGCAGCGCATCACGACCCTGGCCCTGCGCGTGAGAGAGGCCTTCGGCCGGCACCCCCAGCTCGCCGCGGTCTGGGGGCGCTACGCCTCAGGCGGCACCGGTTCCCGGATGGTCATGGAGGAGATGCTGCAGGCTCTGCACTCGTCGGGACTGCCCGACGAGGAGATCCCGGCGCGCTACCACCGGATCGCGGTCCTCGTCGCCGCCTTGATCACCTCCGAGGCCGGGGTCAGGACCCTCACCCCCGAAGAGTACGAGCAGGGCATGGAGCTGTTCCGCGTCACGGTGCTCGGCGCCGACCCCGAACGCTTCCCTGCCGTGGCCCAGTTCGCCCGCGACGTCCGTCCTCTCGGGGTCGACCGCCGCGCGGCGTTCGAAGAGATCCTCGCCGTCCAACTCGCCCACATCGAGGCCGCGATCCACTCGAGCTAA
- a CDS encoding serine hydrolase domain-containing protein — translation MDPAKLSNAIENVHRAGMPGLFAEVRDGDEVWRGAAGVADLSTGRPVTADMRHRVGSITKTFTAAAVLHLVDGGEIGLDAPVGRYLPELVPGERGDAITVRMLINHTSGLGEYLPYAYPSLRAFPDLAECRPQSLDDHRLTRFDSTELIEMGVTAPAAGAPGGTPGLYSNTNYLLLGQLLERVTGVAAEKYITQNVIERAGLQDTEFPDGPQINGPHSRAYEAFFGMIDPPRDYSVFDMSYAGPSASLISTVADLNRFFGLLLAGEIVHPSSLARMQRTVPIVSQEGKVIEYGLGLYPMEAAGGGIFWGHGGTTWGAGALSMIRGDGGRRMSVAMNLQRWNTLDASGRPQPHPIDDALAALYRVAMSG, via the coding sequence TTGGATCCCGCAAAGCTGAGCAACGCCATCGAGAACGTCCACCGCGCCGGGATGCCTGGCCTGTTCGCCGAGGTGCGAGACGGCGACGAGGTCTGGCGCGGTGCCGCAGGGGTCGCCGACCTCTCCACCGGCCGTCCCGTCACCGCCGACATGCGGCACCGGGTCGGTAGCATCACCAAGACCTTCACCGCTGCCGCAGTCCTGCACCTGGTCGACGGCGGCGAGATCGGGCTCGACGCGCCGGTCGGGCGCTACCTGCCGGAACTGGTTCCCGGAGAACGCGGTGACGCGATCACAGTCCGGATGCTGATCAACCACACCAGCGGGCTGGGGGAGTACCTCCCCTACGCCTACCCCTCCCTCAGGGCGTTCCCCGATCTCGCGGAGTGCAGGCCGCAGAGCCTGGACGACCACCGGCTCACGCGGTTCGACTCCACCGAGCTGATCGAGATGGGGGTCACCGCACCCGCCGCCGGGGCCCCCGGCGGCACTCCGGGGCTGTACTCCAACACCAACTACCTGCTCCTCGGTCAACTTCTGGAGCGGGTGACCGGTGTCGCGGCCGAGAAGTACATCACCCAGAACGTCATCGAGCGTGCGGGTCTCCAAGACACCGAGTTCCCGGACGGGCCGCAGATCAACGGACCGCACTCGCGGGCCTACGAGGCGTTCTTCGGCATGATCGACCCGCCGCGCGACTACAGCGTCTTCGACATGTCCTACGCGGGGCCGTCGGCCTCGCTGATCTCGACCGTGGCCGATCTCAACCGCTTCTTCGGCCTGCTGCTCGCCGGTGAGATCGTCCACCCGTCGTCGCTGGCGCGGATGCAACGCACCGTCCCGATCGTCTCCCAGGAGGGCAAGGTGATCGAGTACGGCCTCGGCCTGTATCCGATGGAGGCGGCCGGCGGCGGCATCTTCTGGGGGCACGGCGGCACGACCTGGGGAGCTGGAGCGCTGTCCATGATCAGAGGGGACGGCGGGCGGCGGATGTCGGTCGCGATGAACCTGCAGAGGTGGAACACACTCGACGCTTCGGGCAGGCCGCAGCCGCACCCCATCGACGACGCGCTCGCGGCCCTCTACCGCGTGGCGATGTCCGGCTGA